The stretch of DNA ACCTCACGAACACCATTGTGGTGACAGGTAAAAAGATAGAGCAGATTGGTGTGAGTATTCAAAACATCGTCACACACATTCAAATGCAAAACAACTCGATACAAAGTTCCGTCGATAAAGCGGATGCTATGAGTCAGAAAATCGCTCAAACGCAAACACAAGTAGCGCTAAGCCTTGGTAATGTAGAGTCTTCCATCGGCAATATTAAGTCAATCGCAGGAGAAACGACGCAGATTATCTTTACACTAGAGCAAAATGTAGCAGAAGTTTCATCGATGATTGAAACGATTAAAGATATCACCGATAAAACCAACCTTCTCTCCTTAAATGCTGCGGTAGAAGCAAGCAGGGCTGGAGAGCAAGGACGTGGTTTTGCTGTGGTTGCAGAAGAGGTAAGAAAGCTTGCTGATATGACCGATAAAGCAACCGTACGCATTGAATCAATCGTGAATAGCATCAATGGAAATGTCAATGAAGCGCTTTCCAGTATGCAAAATGTTAACAATACGGTTGATAAAGGCATCGAAATTTCAACGCAGTCTTTGCAGAGCATTGATGCGATTTTATGTGACCAAAAAGAGGTTATTTTGGCGATGAAAGATGATGTGTATAAAATCTATGAAGACTCTAAAAATACGATGACACACGCGAATGCCATCAGCAGTGAAGTTTGTGAGCTGACGCACCTTAACCATCAGGTTAAAACGATCTCAGACAGCGTAACACACCATGTTAATTCCCTGAGCAAAACTGTGGGGCAGTTTAAAACTTCATGAGCGTTCACAACCATTCAATTGTCTTTAAAGCCAATCGCATTATAATAAGTAAAAATTCAATTAAGGGTCATTTATGAGTTCTTGGACACGTGCATCATGGAGAGAAAAACCAATTAAGCAACAACCATTGTATACCAATCAAGAAATGCTGAAAAGTGTTGAGCAAGAACTGAGTAAATATCCACCTCTTGTTTTTGCAGGAGAAGTAAGACAACTCAAAGCCTCTTTGGCTGATGTTGTAGCCGGTAAAGCTTTTTTACTTCAAGGTGGAGATTGCGCGGAGAGTTTTGCAGAATTTAACGCTGTCAACATTCGTGATATGTTCAAAGTTATGCTTCAAATGGCGGTTGTTTTAACCTTTGCTGGAGGCTGTCCTATCGTTAAAGTGGGTCGTCTTGCGGGTCAATTTGCCAAACCACGATCATCGGATTATGAAGAGATGGATGGCGTTTCACTTCCAAGTTACCGTGGTGACATCATCAATGACATCGAATTTACAGAAGATTCGCGTATTCCAAACCCAAAACGTATGCTTAAAGCTTACAACCAATCCGCCGCAACCATGAACCTTCTACGCGCTTTTTCACGCGGTGGTTTGGCAGACCTACACCAAGTACACAAATGGACATTAGGTTTTGTTTCGGAGAGTCCTTTGGGGGAACGTTACCAACATCTTTGCGATCGTATCTCTGAGACATTGGCATTTATGGAGGCATGTGGCATCACTTCGGCAAATACTCCAAACATCAACGAAACAGTGGTTTATACTTCACATGAAGCGTTGCTCTTAAATTATGAAGAGGCACTTACGCGTCAAGACAGTATTACAAATGACTGGTATGACTGTTCAGCACACATGCTTTGGATTGGAGATCGTACACGTGATGTGGATGATGCACATGTTGAGTTCTTAACAGGTGTTAAAAACCCTATCGGCATTAAAGCAGGACCAACCATGACGGCTGAGGGTTTAATGAAGCTCATCAACAAACTCAATCCTGAAAATGAACCAGGACGTCTTAATATTATTGTGAGAATGGGTGCTGACAAAATCGAAAAAGAGTTCCCAAAATTGGTTCGTGCCGTCAAAGAAGCAGGTGCTAATGTTTTATGGAGCATTGACCCAATGCATGGCAATACCATCAAAGCATCGAATAACTACAAAACACGCTCATTTGATGAAGTGTTACGTGAAGTCAAAGGCTTCTTTAAAGTCCATGAGGAAGAGGGCACATTCCCTGGTGGCGTTCACCTCGAGATGACAGGTCAAGATGTGACAGAGTGCATCGGTGGAGCTCAAGACATTACCGAAGAAAAACTTGCTCATCGTTACCATACACAGTGTGACCCACGCCTCAATGCTAACCAAGCACTTGAACTTGCTTTCTTGATCGCTGACTCCCTAAAAGCCGCTCGTCAAAGATTTTTAACACACTAAAAACTTCTTTACATGTAAAGGTGAAAATCTTTACATGTAAAATATTTCTTCCTACATCATTAGCCTTTAAAGGATTTAAAAAATGTCAAAAAGTGTTAAAGCTGCATTATTTGCCAACGGTGTTATTGCAATTGCAAAAGGAATGGCAGCATTTTTCACAGGTTCAGCCTCTATGATGGCAGAAGCGATTCACAGCACGGCAGATTGCGGAAATCAAGCACTGGTAATGTTGGGTGAAAAGCAAGCCTCACGAGGACGCTCCGAATACCACTCTTTTGGGCAAGGAAAAGCAAACTTCTTTTGGTCTTTTGTCGTAGCGGTTGTTCTCTTTTTATTAGGTGGACTTTTTTCACTTTACGAAGGTTTTCATCGTATTCAAGATCCTCAACCCATTGAAAATCCTTTACTGATTTTAGGCATTATTGTTTTATCAATTTTACTGGAGTCAAGTGCTTTAAGGGTTGCCCTTAAAGAGAGTAATTCAAAATTAAAAGATATTTTCTCAACCATAAAACATAGCTCTTCATCGCATATCTTAGTTGTTCTTATTGAAGATTCTGGTGCATTGTTAGGTTTGATGATTTTGACATTAGGATTGGTTCTTTCAGAATTTGTTCATCCTATTTTTGATGGCATTGCAGCATTGATGATTGGCTCACTTTTGATAGGGTTATCTAGCATTTTATTTATTGAGCTCAAAAAACTGTTGATAGGCGAGAGTTTAGACAGACAAACTACCAAGCAGATCAAAGAGTTGATTAAAGAAGAATCAAATGTTTTGGTTCATATCAATGCTGTAAGAAGTATGTTTATAGGGTCTAACGAAGTTTTATTGATTATTTCAATGAATGTCAAAGACGATGCAACGGGACATGAAATAGAACAAGATATTAAAGAGCTAAAATACAAAATCCAGACAATGCTTAAAGAACATAAAATGCAAATTTATGTCGATGTTTTCGAGTTTTAAAAAGATGTTGATTATCTTCCGCTCAACCAATCGCTCTTAGAAAACGGATACTGTTTTTTAAACTCAGTCTCATCAAAATCAAACCGATAATTCTCAATATACGCTATGATTAAATGGTACGCATCGTTAATTTCTTGAAATTTAGCGGTGCTGCCATTTGGTGCGTCAGGGTGGAATTCTTTGGAAAGAGAGAGATAGAGTTTGTGAAGGGTTTTTTTATCGGTTTTGGCAACAACACCCAAGGTAAAAAGCGCTTTTTCAAAATCACTATACTCTAAACCTTGGGTCATCGTTGTTTCCTTTTACATCTTTTTGGCTTTTCGTTTGCGCTCTTTTTTCGCATGTAGCCAAAAATAGATAGCACCCGCAAAAACAATAAAAACAATCACAGCAATCGTGATAGTATGCAAATGCTCATTCAGCAACGCCTCGTTCTGACCAAAGAAATAGCCTAAAAACGTCAATATACTCACCCAAATACCTGCGCCAAAGCCTGTATAAAAACAAAAGATGCCAAGATTCATCCGAGCCAGCCCCGCAGGAAGTGAAATATAATGTCGAATGACAGGAATGAGCCTTCCCGTAAAGGTTGAAAACGAACCATGTGTTTTAAAGAATACTTCCACTTTTTCCAGTGTTTCAGGCGTAAAAAAGACATAATGTCCATACTTTAAAATGAGTTTTCGACCCAGCTTCACTGCTAAATAGTAATTCAGAAGCGCTCCCGCAATACTCCCAAATGTTCCAAGCGCAATGACAATCCATAACTCCATCTCGCCTTTAGCACACAAATACCCAGCAGGAATCATCACCACTTCGCTTGGAAGAGGGAAAATACTACTTTCAATAAGCATCATCACAAAAATACCAAGGTATCCTAAAGCACCAACCGTTTGTACAATCCAATCAATAATAGCGTGCATAAAACTCCAATTTTTTATTATTTAACAGTAACTTTCACTTCTTCGCCTTGCCACAAACCATGCTTGGTGCAGTAGCATTGAGCATTAAAATGGTACACATCTTTGTTCGGAACAATAGAAAATGCAACTTCTGCATTACCACGATGTTCATCCGCACTCACGATGCACGCGGCAAGTTCTACTTTAGCAAGCATATGTTCAGCGTCAAAGAGCGTAATGGTCGAAATATAATGGTTAAAATCATCAATATGCGCATGTTCACTTCCCACACGAACACGCACAAATACAGATACTCCTTTTTGAAGCACACCATCGCAGAAAATGTAAGGTGTATGTTTATCAATAAAATCTTTGCGAGCTTCACGCTCTTGCGGGCTAAATGTTTGCGATGTAAAAATTTTTGGCATAATTTATCCTTTTTTTTGCGTAAGGAAATCCTATAATGAATCCCTTTAAAAATTAAAGTATTTACGCTTTTAATTCAACCATTTTATCACTGCACCATGATGCTAAATTTTTATCGTGCGTGATGAGCAAAATGCCTACTTGGTCTAAAAACTGCATTAAAAGTTGCATGACATGTAAGCCTGTGATGTTGTCGAGTGCAGAGGTTGGCTCATCGGCTAAAAGAAGAGAAGGTTTCATCAACAAAGCTCTTAAAATGGAACATCTTTGAAGCTGTCCACCACTGAGTTGGTGGGGTTTTTGAGCCAAGACATCAGGATCAAGATCGAGCGCATGACAGAGTTGATGCAGATCATGCAAAGGAGCCACATCGCTGATTTGATTGATGATGGTGTAGGTTGGGTGAAACGATGTGTAAGGATCTTGAAAAATCTGTGAAAGTTTAGCCGCGGTTATCGTGCCACTTTTAGCTTTCAAATTTCCCGCCACAAGCTCAAAAAGCGTACTCTTCCCACTTCCACTTGCACCCAATATAGAAACAACTTCTCCCACCTTTACATGTAAAGAGAAATCATGGTACAAAAGCTTGGAATTTGGGTACCCAAATGTAAGGTTTTCTACGCGTAAAACCTCTTGGCTCATGCGCGAATCTGCCCTTTACCATAGACTTTAAACTTGTAGGTGGTCAGGTCATTGATGCCCATAGGTCCACGTGCATGAAGCTTGTTGGTACTGATGCCCACTTCCGCACCAAAGCCAAACTCGCCACCATCCGTAAAACGAGTTGATGCATTGACATAAACACACGCTGCATCCACTTCATTTAAGAAGCGCTCAGCTGTTGTGTAATTTTCACTTAAAATGGCTTCAGAGTGCGAAGATCCAAACTCGGCAAT from Sulfurospirillum arsenophilum NBRC 109478 encodes:
- a CDS encoding class II 3-deoxy-7-phosphoheptulonate synthase translates to MSSWTRASWREKPIKQQPLYTNQEMLKSVEQELSKYPPLVFAGEVRQLKASLADVVAGKAFLLQGGDCAESFAEFNAVNIRDMFKVMLQMAVVLTFAGGCPIVKVGRLAGQFAKPRSSDYEEMDGVSLPSYRGDIINDIEFTEDSRIPNPKRMLKAYNQSAATMNLLRAFSRGGLADLHQVHKWTLGFVSESPLGERYQHLCDRISETLAFMEACGITSANTPNINETVVYTSHEALLLNYEEALTRQDSITNDWYDCSAHMLWIGDRTRDVDDAHVEFLTGVKNPIGIKAGPTMTAEGLMKLINKLNPENEPGRLNIIVRMGADKIEKEFPKLVRAVKEAGANVLWSIDPMHGNTIKASNNYKTRSFDEVLREVKGFFKVHEEEGTFPGGVHLEMTGQDVTECIGGAQDITEEKLAHRYHTQCDPRLNANQALELAFLIADSLKAARQRFLTH
- a CDS encoding cation diffusion facilitator family transporter, with translation MSKSVKAALFANGVIAIAKGMAAFFTGSASMMAEAIHSTADCGNQALVMLGEKQASRGRSEYHSFGQGKANFFWSFVVAVVLFLLGGLFSLYEGFHRIQDPQPIENPLLILGIIVLSILLESSALRVALKESNSKLKDIFSTIKHSSSSHILVVLIEDSGALLGLMILTLGLVLSEFVHPIFDGIAALMIGSLLIGLSSILFIELKKLLIGESLDRQTTKQIKELIKEESNVLVHINAVRSMFIGSNEVLLIISMNVKDDATGHEIEQDIKELKYKIQTMLKEHKMQIYVDVFEF
- a CDS encoding DnaJ domain-containing protein — its product is MTQGLEYSDFEKALFTLGVVAKTDKKTLHKLYLSLSKEFHPDAPNGSTAKFQEINDAYHLIIAYIENYRFDFDETEFKKQYPFSKSDWLSGR
- a CDS encoding DedA family protein yields the protein MHAIIDWIVQTVGALGYLGIFVMMLIESSIFPLPSEVVMIPAGYLCAKGEMELWIVIALGTFGSIAGALLNYYLAVKLGRKLILKYGHYVFFTPETLEKVEVFFKTHGSFSTFTGRLIPVIRHYISLPAGLARMNLGIFCFYTGFGAGIWVSILTFLGYFFGQNEALLNEHLHTITIAVIVFIVFAGAIYFWLHAKKERKRKAKKM
- a CDS encoding desulfoferrodoxin family protein, with product MPKIFTSQTFSPQEREARKDFIDKHTPYIFCDGVLQKGVSVFVRVRVGSEHAHIDDFNHYISTITLFDAEHMLAKVELAACIVSADEHRGNAEVAFSIVPNKDVYHFNAQCYCTKHGLWQGEEVKVTVK
- a CDS encoding ATP-binding cassette domain-containing protein; this translates as MSQEVLRVENLTFGYPNSKLLYHDFSLHVKVGEVVSILGASGSGKSTLFELVAGNLKAKSGTITAAKLSQIFQDPYTSFHPTYTIINQISDVAPLHDLHQLCHALDLDPDVLAQKPHQLSGGQLQRCSILRALLMKPSLLLADEPTSALDNITGLHVMQLLMQFLDQVGILLITHDKNLASWCSDKMVELKA